A window of Carassius carassius chromosome 44, fCarCar2.1, whole genome shotgun sequence contains these coding sequences:
- the LOC132126085 gene encoding proteasome subunit alpha type-5, translating to MFLTRSEYDRGVNTFSPEGRLFQVEYAIEAIKLGSTAIGIQTSEGVCLAVEKRITSPLMEPSSIEKIVEIDTHIGCAMSGLIADAKTLIDKARVETQNHWFTYNETMTVESVTQAVSNLALQFGEEDADPGAMSRPFGVALLFGGLDEKGPQLYHMDPSGTFVQCDARAIGSASEGAQSSLQEVYHKSMTLKDAIKSSLTILKQVMEEKLNATNIELATIEPGKTFHMYTKEELEDVIKDI from the exons ATGTTCCTGACAAGATCCGAGTATGACAG AGGAGTGAACACTTTCTCCCCAGAGGGAAGGCTTTTTCAAGTAGAATATGCCATTGAAGCGATCAAG TTGGGGTCCACAGCCATTGGCATCCAGACATCGGAGGGAGTGTGTCTCGCTGTGGAGAAGCGAATAACCTCTCCTCTGATGGAGCCCAGCAGCATTGAAAAGATTGTAGAAATTGACACTCATATTG GATGTGCCATGAGTGGCTTAATAGCTGATGCAAAGACTCTTATTGACAAAGCAAGAGTGGAAACACAG AACCATTGGTTTACCTACAATGAGACGATGACAGTAGAGAGTGTAACACAGGCTGTGTCTAACCTCGCTCTGCAGTTTGGAGAGGAGGACGCTGACCCTGGCGCTATG AGCCGTCCTTTTGGCGTCGCTCTGCTCTTCGGAGGTCTTGATGAGAAAGGACCTCAGCT ATACCACATGGATCCTTCAGGCACTTTTGTGCAGTGTGATGCCAGGGCCATCGGCTCAGCATCTGAAGGAGCTCAGAGCTCTCTGCAGGAGGTTTACCACAAG tccaTGACGTTAAAGGATGCCATTAAGTCTTCTCTCACTATCCTGAAACAAGTGATGGAGGAGAAACTCAATGCCACTAACATTGAG CTGGCCACAATAGAGCCCGGCAAGACCTTTCACATGTACACAAAAGAAGAGCTTGAGGATGTCATCAAGGATATCTAG